One Micromonospora sp. WMMD1120 genomic region harbors:
- a CDS encoding NAD-dependent epimerase/dehydratase family protein yields the protein MGLSVAVTGATGDFGLPLLRRLDAAPEVAEITAIARGAFDPFAAGLTKVRFLAGDVLDAAAMARGVAGADVVVHLAFLIFGPRAETRRINLDGCRNVFTAARDASVRRIVYASSAAVYGFHERTTALLPEETPSRPNRNYAYTGEKVATERMLTDLVAGTDVEAYRFRSCVVGGPESLALVRDNPYRLLAARLPTGVRRAAGRVVRPVVLDAGVPMQLVHASDVVDAFLAGILGAGPPGAYNLAAPEELSISEVSRALGWPVLRIPRGVARAGRGLAELTPWTPPELQFYAHLLSAPVLVDCTRARKELGWQPRHDGVSVLAETVAAARARGLL from the coding sequence ATGGGACTTAGCGTCGCGGTTACCGGTGCGACCGGCGATTTCGGCCTGCCGTTACTGCGGCGGCTCGACGCCGCGCCGGAGGTCGCCGAGATCACGGCGATCGCGCGTGGCGCGTTCGACCCGTTCGCCGCCGGGCTGACCAAGGTGCGGTTCCTGGCTGGCGACGTCCTCGACGCCGCGGCGATGGCCCGGGGTGTGGCGGGCGCGGACGTCGTCGTGCACCTGGCCTTCCTCATCTTCGGGCCGCGTGCGGAGACCCGACGGATCAACCTCGACGGGTGCCGGAACGTGTTCACCGCCGCGCGCGACGCCAGCGTCCGGCGGATCGTCTACGCCTCGTCGGCGGCGGTGTACGGCTTCCACGAGCGCACGACCGCCCTCCTGCCGGAGGAGACCCCGAGCCGACCGAACCGCAACTACGCGTACACCGGCGAGAAGGTCGCCACCGAAAGGATGCTGACCGATCTCGTCGCCGGCACGGACGTCGAGGCGTACCGGTTCCGGTCGTGCGTGGTGGGCGGTCCGGAGTCGCTGGCGCTGGTGCGGGACAACCCGTACCGGTTGCTGGCCGCCCGGCTACCGACCGGGGTCCGCCGGGCCGCCGGCCGGGTAGTCCGCCCCGTGGTGCTCGACGCGGGCGTGCCGATGCAACTGGTGCACGCCTCCGACGTGGTCGACGCGTTTCTCGCCGGGATCCTCGGCGCCGGTCCGCCCGGGGCGTACAACCTGGCCGCGCCCGAGGAACTGTCCATCAGCGAGGTGAGCCGGGCACTCGGCTGGCCGGTCCTGCGCATCCCACGAGGAGTCGCCCGGGCGGGACGGGGTCTCGCCGAGCTGACCCCGTGGACACCGCCGGAGCTCCAGTTCTACGCCCACCTGTTGAGCGCGCCGGTGCTCGTGGACTGCACCCGGGCGCGTAAGGAACTCGGCTGGCAGCCCCGCCACGACGGGGTAAGCGTGCTCGCCGAGACGGTCGCCGCGGCACGCGCCCGCGGCCTGCTCTGA
- a CDS encoding Dyp-type peroxidase has product MRRRTGRRTGLRLLALVLAVGSAVLPAGPAAAHSVGGVGATNFRTTLTGLSPPVAGVALTVIENGSRLRVRNDTQTEVVVRGYQGEPYLRVGGDGVFVNDNSPATYLNRDRNGVTPVPARAGPGRSPEWRKVSGDRVYRWHDHRIHWMLQRLPPGVASSPDTFHHIAAWTVVLDHGDQRLTASGALDWVPGPAPWGWLGVAVLLTICVAAVGLLRRPHRWLAAVTGLLVAADVGHTVGFAAVADASLPARIGMLTIQLMLWPFAVAVAVLLARRRTGGIWLAAVAGAAVVVTTGWPDLPVLWRSSVPSVLPLALDRASASVVLGVGLGLIAALPVVLRTERRRAGHAAGTVTAAAHLHPAAGGTEPIPASTTTAVREPDVGGSVAAARPDAEPVAAAGTAGPEGGSTRFSRRGVVGYVTASGLGGLAGMGLGVLDRPSGQQPRTPMAVSPGAGGSRTVPFHGRQQAGIATPVRRQAHGRIAAYDLRPGANRAALRAMLRGWTATAATLAAGRPLDETDPVAAGGGPAGLTITVGFGPSVFGKAGLPRTARPEALTPMPAFPGERLDPARSDGDLGVLICADDPSVVFHAARALERLAGGTARLRWQMSGFTGTPNTSGTADHRNLMGHLDGTNNPRPTDADFDTKVFVPDDAEPAWMRGGSYLVVRRIRILMDSWDGLDLTAQQRVIGRRKDNGAPLSGGGESTPANFGTLSSDGNPAIPADAHIRRAAPEFNNGAAMLRRGLSFADGVASDGHPDAGLLFLAWQADPRHGFMPVQRRLAEGDALSRFVRHESSALFAMPGGVAEGDYLGQGLLDS; this is encoded by the coding sequence ATGAGACGTCGTACCGGCCGGCGGACCGGGCTGCGGCTGTTGGCCCTCGTCCTCGCCGTCGGGTCGGCGGTGCTGCCGGCGGGCCCCGCCGCGGCGCACTCGGTCGGCGGGGTGGGTGCGACGAACTTCCGGACCACGCTGACCGGGCTGTCCCCACCGGTGGCGGGCGTGGCGTTGACCGTGATCGAGAACGGCAGTCGCCTGCGGGTGCGCAACGACACGCAGACCGAGGTCGTGGTTCGTGGCTACCAGGGCGAACCGTACCTGCGGGTGGGCGGCGACGGCGTGTTCGTCAACGACAACTCCCCGGCCACCTACCTGAACAGGGACCGGAACGGGGTGACGCCGGTCCCGGCGCGCGCCGGCCCGGGCCGGTCGCCGGAGTGGCGCAAGGTCTCCGGTGATCGGGTCTATCGCTGGCACGACCACCGGATCCACTGGATGCTCCAGCGGTTGCCGCCGGGGGTCGCCAGCTCTCCGGACACCTTCCACCACATCGCCGCCTGGACGGTAGTGCTCGACCACGGCGACCAGAGGCTGACCGCCAGCGGCGCCCTTGACTGGGTGCCCGGTCCCGCGCCGTGGGGCTGGCTGGGCGTCGCCGTCCTGCTCACAATCTGCGTGGCGGCGGTCGGCCTGCTGCGCCGGCCACACCGGTGGCTGGCCGCCGTGACAGGGCTGCTGGTGGCCGCGGATGTCGGGCACACAGTGGGGTTCGCGGCCGTGGCCGACGCCAGCCTGCCCGCCCGCATCGGCATGCTCACCATCCAGCTCATGCTGTGGCCGTTCGCCGTGGCCGTGGCGGTGCTCCTGGCCCGGCGCCGGACCGGCGGGATCTGGTTGGCCGCGGTGGCCGGAGCGGCCGTCGTCGTCACCACCGGGTGGCCGGACCTGCCGGTGCTGTGGCGCTCCTCGGTCCCGTCGGTGCTGCCGTTGGCCCTCGACCGGGCCAGCGCCAGCGTCGTGCTGGGAGTCGGGCTCGGGCTGATCGCCGCGCTCCCGGTGGTGCTCAGAACCGAGCGGCGGCGAGCAGGTCATGCCGCCGGGACGGTGACAGCCGCCGCGCACCTCCACCCGGCGGCCGGCGGCACCGAGCCGATTCCCGCCTCCACGACCACAGCGGTACGCGAGCCGGACGTCGGTGGGTCCGTGGCGGCGGCGCGACCGGATGCCGAGCCGGTGGCGGCGGCGGGCACGGCTGGCCCAGAGGGCGGGTCGACCCGGTTCAGCCGGCGTGGCGTCGTCGGCTACGTCACCGCCAGCGGGCTGGGCGGCCTGGCCGGAATGGGGCTGGGAGTGCTGGACCGGCCGAGCGGGCAGCAACCGCGCACCCCGATGGCGGTGTCGCCGGGGGCCGGAGGCAGCCGGACCGTGCCCTTCCATGGCAGGCAGCAGGCAGGCATCGCCACCCCGGTACGGCGGCAGGCGCACGGCCGGATCGCCGCCTACGACCTCCGGCCCGGCGCCAATCGGGCCGCGCTGCGGGCGATGCTGCGCGGCTGGACGGCCACGGCGGCCACCCTCGCGGCCGGGCGCCCCCTCGACGAGACCGACCCCGTGGCCGCGGGAGGCGGGCCGGCCGGGCTGACCATCACCGTCGGGTTCGGCCCATCGGTGTTCGGCAAAGCTGGACTGCCCCGCACCGCGCGGCCGGAGGCGCTCACGCCGATGCCCGCCTTCCCCGGCGAGCGCCTCGATCCCGCCCGCAGCGACGGCGACCTGGGCGTGCTGATCTGCGCCGACGATCCGTCGGTCGTCTTCCATGCCGCGCGCGCCCTGGAACGGCTGGCCGGCGGCACAGCGCGGCTGCGCTGGCAGATGAGCGGCTTCACCGGCACGCCCAACACGAGCGGTACGGCCGACCACCGCAACCTGATGGGCCACCTCGACGGCACCAACAACCCCCGACCCACCGATGCGGACTTCGACACCAAGGTCTTCGTGCCGGACGACGCCGAGCCGGCCTGGATGCGCGGCGGCAGCTACCTCGTGGTGCGGCGCATCCGCATCCTCATGGACTCGTGGGACGGGCTGGACCTGACGGCGCAGCAGCGGGTGATCGGCCGGCGCAAGGACAACGGGGCGCCGCTGTCCGGCGGTGGGGAATCCACCCCGGCCAACTTCGGCACGCTGTCCAGTGACGGCAACCCGGCCATCCCCGCCGACGCCCACATCCGCCGGGCCGCGCCGGAGTTCAACAACGGCGCCGCGATGCTGCGCCGCGGACTGTCCTTCGCCGACGGTGTCGCCTCGGACGGCCACCCGGACGCGGGTCTTCTCTTTCTGGCCTGGCAGGCCGACCCGCGGCACGGCTTCATGCCGGTCCAGCGTCGTCTGGCGGAGGGCGACGCGCTGAGCCGGTTCGTCCGACACGAGAGCAGCGCGCTGTTCGCCATGCCCGGTGGCGTCGCGGAGGGCGACTACCTCGGCCAGGGCCTGCTGGACTCGTAG
- a CDS encoding cation transporter, with translation MPDLTTLPWPLPLSATVFVLAGAVTVAGSVRLAGLGDALADKTGWGEALFGVVFFGIVTGLSGIIMTIVAAGGGQASLGYSNAVGGIAAQTTAVAVADAFHRRANLEHAAASLSNLLSGCLLIALLALALLASYIPETSVAGVNPMSVVLVASYVGGLVLIRRAGAQPMWQAIATAETRPDVPHDENALNQHPPEWLWTNFAAVGLLVAAGGWLVALAAESLVETTGLTAGFVGAVLMGVVNALPETVTAIAAVRRGAVTLAVAAVLGGNILDVLTLVAGDIAYRQGSIYHTAGDQELLATTTSLFMTATLLGGLLIRQTCGWGRLGFEGVLLLASYAAMTVILAL, from the coding sequence GTGCCGGACCTGACCACCCTGCCCTGGCCACTGCCGCTCAGCGCCACGGTGTTCGTCCTCGCCGGGGCGGTCACCGTGGCCGGCAGCGTGCGCCTGGCCGGGCTCGGCGACGCCCTCGCCGACAAGACCGGCTGGGGCGAGGCCCTCTTCGGCGTCGTGTTCTTCGGCATCGTCACCGGCCTGTCCGGCATCATCATGACCATCGTCGCCGCCGGCGGTGGCCAGGCCAGCCTCGGCTACAGCAACGCCGTCGGCGGCATCGCCGCCCAGACCACCGCCGTCGCCGTCGCCGACGCCTTCCACCGCCGCGCCAACCTCGAACACGCCGCCGCGTCGCTGTCGAACCTGCTGTCGGGCTGCCTGCTCATCGCCCTGCTCGCCCTCGCCCTGCTCGCCAGCTACATCCCCGAGACGAGCGTCGCCGGGGTCAACCCGATGTCCGTCGTGCTCGTCGCCTCCTACGTCGGCGGGCTCGTGCTCATCCGCCGCGCCGGCGCACAACCGATGTGGCAGGCCATCGCCACCGCCGAGACCCGCCCCGACGTCCCCCACGACGAGAACGCCCTCAACCAGCACCCACCGGAGTGGCTGTGGACCAACTTCGCCGCCGTCGGTCTCCTCGTCGCGGCCGGGGGCTGGCTCGTCGCCCTCGCCGCCGAAAGCCTGGTCGAGACCACCGGGCTCACCGCCGGATTCGTCGGCGCCGTCCTGATGGGCGTGGTCAACGCCCTCCCGGAGACCGTCACCGCCATCGCCGCCGTACGCCGCGGCGCCGTCACCCTCGCCGTCGCCGCCGTCCTCGGCGGCAACATCCTCGACGTGCTCACCCTCGTCGCCGGGGACATCGCCTACCGGCAGGGTTCGATCTACCACACCGCCGGTGACCAGGAACTCCTCGCGACCACCACCAGCCTGTTCATGACCGCCACCCTGCTCGGCGGTCTGCTCATCCGGCAAACCTGCGGCTGGGGTCGCCTCGGCTTCGAAGGAGTTCTGCTGCTGGCCAGCTACGCCGCGATGACAGTCATCCTCGCCCTGTAG
- a CDS encoding plastocyanin/azurin family copper-binding protein produces MRSRQRMRRAGAQAVALLVLTSGCGVWGPEGGPGGSGAAGLDSSGRNAPQPVEASVSPDGVQRIEITLTDELAVVPSLVRARPGVIEFTFRNDGVTPHSVTVDAGAPTTTVPPSVDGAAGTGNLNGGQAGTVRVTVTASGRYPYPCRYHLTTGMRGVLEVSGPPLALPTTPTPGAGR; encoded by the coding sequence GTGCGATCTCGCCAGCGCATGCGCCGCGCCGGCGCCCAGGCCGTCGCCCTCCTTGTCCTGACGTCCGGCTGTGGTGTCTGGGGGCCCGAGGGCGGGCCGGGCGGCTCCGGCGCGGCCGGACTCGACTCCTCCGGTCGCAACGCTCCGCAGCCCGTGGAGGCGAGCGTGAGCCCGGACGGGGTACAGCGGATCGAGATCACCCTTACCGACGAGCTGGCCGTCGTCCCGTCGCTGGTGCGCGCCCGGCCCGGTGTCATCGAGTTCACCTTCCGCAATGACGGGGTGACGCCGCACAGCGTCACAGTCGATGCGGGAGCCCCGACTACGACGGTCCCGCCCTCGGTGGACGGCGCCGCCGGCACGGGCAACCTCAACGGCGGTCAGGCCGGCACCGTGCGGGTGACGGTCACGGCGTCGGGTCGCTACCCGTACCCGTGCCGTTATCACCTGACCACCGGCATGCGGGGCGTCCTCGAGGTCAGCGGCCCTCCGCTGGCCCTGCCCACCACGCCGACGCCCGGCGCCGGGCGTTGA
- a CDS encoding recombinase family protein has product MPDARQIGDSLATRNIRLQLGSMLYDPADPMGKMFFNILATFAEFEVNLLRMRTREGMAIAKAKGKLQGRAPKLSAPRQAHLVKLHAAGEHTIAELAELFEVSRPTVYRVLERATAAGTPQAVR; this is encoded by the coding sequence GTGCCTGACGCCCGGCAGATTGGCGACTCCCTCGCCACCCGCAACATCCGGCTCCAGCTCGGCTCGATGTTGTACGACCCGGCCGACCCGATGGGCAAGATGTTCTTCAACATCCTCGCCACGTTCGCCGAGTTCGAGGTCAACCTGCTGCGCATGCGCACTCGTGAGGGCATGGCGATCGCCAAGGCCAAGGGCAAGCTGCAGGGCCGGGCTCCGAAGCTGTCCGCGCCGCGGCAGGCCCACCTGGTCAAACTGCACGCTGCGGGCGAGCACACCATCGCCGAGCTGGCGGAGTTGTTCGAGGTTTCGCGGCCTACGGTCTACCGTGTCCTCGAACGCGCCACCGCCGCCGGCACCCCGCAGGCCGTGCGCTGA
- a CDS encoding class I SAM-dependent methyltransferase produces MPAAHAYHDRAGDVFAAHAADGPHNAYTDRPAMLTLAGDVAGFRILDAGCGGGHYAAELVGRGAEVVAVDGSATLVGHARALLGDRAEVQQHDLDTPLEFAADASFDGVVCALVLHHLTDRVRFLGEVRRVLRPGGWFLLSTTHPVSDWQYFGGSYFDESWVEFPVADEVTMRFQRMTLESLVTEVLDAGFVLERLVEPRAVETLRAINPERYERLTERPSFVALRLRRP; encoded by the coding sequence ATGCCCGCAGCCCACGCGTATCACGACCGGGCCGGTGACGTCTTCGCGGCGCACGCCGCCGACGGTCCGCACAACGCCTACACCGACCGGCCGGCCATGCTTACGCTCGCCGGCGACGTCGCCGGTTTCCGCATCCTGGACGCCGGCTGTGGCGGCGGCCACTATGCGGCCGAGTTGGTCGGCCGGGGAGCCGAGGTGGTGGCGGTTGATGGCAGCGCGACGCTGGTCGGGCACGCCCGGGCCTTGCTCGGCGATCGCGCCGAAGTGCAGCAGCACGACCTGGACACCCCGCTGGAGTTCGCGGCCGACGCGTCGTTCGACGGGGTCGTCTGCGCGCTGGTGCTGCATCACCTGACCGACCGGGTCCGGTTCCTCGGCGAGGTGCGGCGAGTGCTGCGGCCGGGCGGCTGGTTCCTGCTGTCGACGACACATCCGGTGTCGGACTGGCAATATTTCGGCGGATCGTACTTCGACGAGAGCTGGGTCGAGTTCCCTGTGGCTGACGAGGTCACCATGCGCTTCCAGCGGATGACCCTCGAATCGCTGGTGACCGAGGTGCTAGACGCCGGGTTCGTGCTTGAGCGGCTGGTCGAGCCGAGGGCAGTCGAGACGCTCCGCGCTATCAACCCGGAGCGCTACGAGCGGCTGACCGAGCGCCCCAGCTTCGTAGCCCTGCGCCTACGCCGGCCCTGA
- the fabF gene encoding beta-ketoacyl-ACP synthase II produces MTRRVVVTGIGVVSPVGSGKAFWPALLAGRSGIGAITGFDAADHPVRIAGEVRDVELREWLEVKDVARLDRVCHLALVAAGMAIQDAAFDHPDPDRVGVVFGTAIGGAETMRQGVIAEHDRGARYVSPLFVVTGIPNMATALVSTRFGFRGPSFTTVTACSSSADAIGWGARMVRDGYADACLAGGAEAAVCPPILASFAQLRALSRRNDEATAASRPFDADRDGFVIAEGAAALVLESEESARRRAAPIYAEIAGYGQSSDAYHETAPDPSGRGAARAVDAALVDAGALPGQIGYVNAHGTGTRLSDAAETAALKRAFGAHAYRLAVSSTKSMTGHMLGAAGAVEAAATALALRDGVLPPTINLTRPDPDCDLDYVPGTAREHRADAAISLSMGFGGHNSCLALRKVDDGT; encoded by the coding sequence GTGACCCGCCGGGTGGTCGTGACCGGAATCGGGGTGGTGTCGCCGGTCGGCTCCGGCAAAGCGTTCTGGCCGGCCCTGCTCGCCGGCCGCTCCGGCATCGGCGCCATCACGGGATTCGACGCCGCCGACCATCCGGTGCGGATCGCCGGCGAGGTGCGCGACGTCGAGCTTCGCGAGTGGCTGGAGGTCAAGGACGTCGCCCGGCTCGATCGGGTGTGTCACCTCGCCCTGGTCGCCGCCGGGATGGCGATCCAGGACGCCGCGTTCGACCACCCCGACCCGGACCGGGTCGGGGTGGTCTTCGGCACCGCCATCGGCGGCGCGGAAACGATGCGCCAGGGCGTGATCGCCGAGCACGACCGCGGAGCGCGGTACGTCTCACCGCTGTTCGTGGTGACCGGCATCCCGAACATGGCGACCGCGCTGGTCTCCACCCGCTTCGGTTTCCGGGGTCCCTCGTTCACCACGGTCACCGCGTGCAGTTCCAGCGCCGACGCGATCGGCTGGGGCGCCCGCATGGTCCGCGACGGGTACGCCGACGCGTGTCTGGCGGGCGGCGCCGAGGCCGCGGTCTGCCCGCCGATCCTGGCCAGCTTCGCGCAGCTGCGGGCGCTGTCCCGGCGCAACGACGAGGCGACCGCCGCGTCGCGCCCGTTCGACGCCGACCGGGACGGGTTCGTGATCGCCGAAGGGGCGGCCGCGCTCGTCCTGGAGTCCGAGGAGTCGGCCCGGCGGCGTGCCGCGCCGATCTACGCGGAGATCGCCGGGTACGGACAGAGCAGCGACGCGTACCACGAGACAGCTCCCGACCCGTCCGGCCGCGGCGCCGCCCGCGCCGTCGACGCCGCGCTCGTCGACGCGGGCGCGCTGCCCGGGCAGATCGGGTACGTCAACGCGCACGGCACCGGCACCCGGCTCTCCGACGCCGCCGAGACGGCGGCGCTGAAGCGGGCGTTCGGAGCGCACGCGTACCGGCTCGCGGTCAGCTCGACCAAGTCGATGACCGGCCACATGCTCGGGGCCGCGGGCGCGGTCGAGGCGGCCGCCACGGCACTCGCGCTGCGCGACGGTGTGCTGCCGCCGACCATCAACCTGACCCGTCCCGACCCGGACTGCGACCTGGACTACGTGCCCGGCACGGCGCGCGAGCACCGCGCCGACGCCGCCATCTCGCTGTCGATGGGCTTCGGCGGTCACAACAGCTGTCTGGCGCTACGGAAGGTGGACGATGGGACTTAG
- a CDS encoding 3-oxoacyl-[acyl-carrier-protein] synthase III C-terminal domain-containing protein: MEEYIGGLGPEWTDLRDKVVRNSGIRTRHYAIDKQQRTLHTNASMAAEAVRAAIKHANVDLDEIDFLAAAASFPDLVAPGIASMVHGELGNPPCEIRSTHGTCSSGMMALKDAYAAVRLGEADCAVSCASEFTSRIMKASRFAGVAVDSGDRKLGTELAFMRYMLSDGAGAVVLRPRPAPDRLSLRVEWLSLTSYANTTELCSYLGKPNNSPDSPYWGDYPSVHDAVADGALLLRQELRLLPGLIRVCVNEYERLLGQGRFDPARLRYLGAHYSSEALRPGVLGELARRGLPYPPEDRWFTNLHRIGNIGCASIYAILEELYRTQPLEPGDQVLCFVPEAARYAISYLLLTAVGPDDA, from the coding sequence ATGGAGGAGTACATCGGCGGCCTCGGGCCGGAATGGACCGACCTGCGCGACAAGGTAGTCCGCAACAGCGGAATTCGTACCCGGCACTACGCGATCGACAAGCAGCAACGCACCCTGCACACCAATGCGTCGATGGCCGCGGAGGCGGTGCGGGCGGCGATCAAGCACGCCAATGTCGACCTTGACGAGATCGATTTCCTCGCCGCCGCGGCGAGCTTTCCGGACCTCGTCGCCCCGGGCATCGCCAGCATGGTTCACGGAGAGCTGGGCAATCCGCCCTGCGAGATCCGTTCCACCCACGGCACCTGTAGTTCGGGAATGATGGCGCTCAAGGACGCCTACGCCGCGGTCCGGCTGGGCGAGGCCGACTGCGCGGTCTCCTGCGCCTCCGAGTTCACGTCCCGGATCATGAAGGCGAGCCGGTTCGCCGGCGTCGCCGTCGACAGCGGCGACCGCAAGCTCGGCACCGAGTTGGCCTTCATGCGGTACATGCTGTCCGACGGCGCCGGCGCCGTCGTGCTCCGGCCGCGTCCCGCGCCGGACCGGCTGAGCCTGCGCGTCGAGTGGCTCAGCCTCACGTCGTACGCGAACACCACCGAGCTGTGCTCGTACCTCGGCAAGCCCAACAACAGCCCCGATTCGCCGTACTGGGGTGACTACCCCTCGGTGCACGACGCCGTCGCCGACGGGGCTCTGCTGCTGCGCCAGGAGCTGCGTCTGCTTCCCGGCCTGATCCGGGTCTGTGTCAACGAGTACGAACGACTGCTGGGCCAGGGGCGGTTCGACCCGGCCCGGCTGCGGTATCTCGGCGCGCACTACTCCAGCGAGGCGCTGAGGCCCGGGGTCCTGGGCGAGCTCGCCCGCCGCGGCCTGCCGTACCCGCCCGAGGACCGCTGGTTCACCAACCTGCACCGCATCGGCAACATCGGCTGCGCGAGCATCTACGCCATCCTGGAGGAGTTGTACCGCACCCAGCCCCTGGAGCCGGGCGACCAGGTGTTGTGCTTCGTGCCCGAGGCGGCCCGGTACGCGATCTCCTACCTGCTGCTGACCGCCGTCGGGCCGGACGACGCGTGA
- a CDS encoding cytochrome P450: MALGVDDINLTDWEFWARPLEERQRAFSVLREREGLAFFEESDLVTLPRGPGYYAVVTHADVTEASRRPADFCSGRGAVNIPDLPPEMNEYFGSLISMDDPRHSRIRRIVSRAFSPRMIQQLERQVATAAAGIVSEVRAGGSGDFVADVAARLPLKIICDMMGVPEQHYQTVLDASTLILAGNDPELVVQNNYEEITLNMRVAGQTLYDIVGDLSGRRRADPTDDLTSALVNANIDGESLTDQELGSFFILLLVAGNETTRNAIAHGLHLLTTNPDQRALLLDDFDARIPDAVEEIVRYAAPVIWMRRTATRDTMLNEHHVKAGDKLILYYWSANRDETVFRDPERFDITRHPNPHLGFGGPGPHFCLGAHLARWEITLMLRELFTQLPTIRTVGEPDRLLSDFINGIKHLRYEI, translated from the coding sequence GTGGCACTGGGAGTCGACGACATCAATCTCACCGACTGGGAGTTCTGGGCGCGTCCGCTGGAGGAGCGACAGAGGGCTTTCTCGGTGCTGCGCGAGCGGGAAGGCCTGGCGTTCTTCGAGGAATCCGACCTCGTCACCCTCCCCAGAGGGCCGGGCTACTACGCTGTGGTCACCCACGCCGACGTGACCGAGGCGTCCCGGCGGCCCGCGGATTTCTGCTCCGGCAGGGGCGCCGTCAACATCCCGGACCTGCCTCCGGAGATGAACGAGTATTTCGGCTCGCTGATCAGCATGGACGACCCGCGACACTCCCGCATCCGCCGCATCGTCTCCCGAGCGTTCTCCCCGCGGATGATCCAGCAGCTGGAACGTCAGGTGGCGACGGCGGCCGCCGGGATCGTCTCCGAGGTCAGGGCCGGCGGCAGCGGTGACTTCGTCGCCGACGTCGCGGCCCGGCTCCCACTGAAGATCATCTGCGACATGATGGGTGTTCCCGAGCAGCACTATCAGACCGTTCTGGACGCCTCGACCCTCATCCTCGCCGGCAACGACCCCGAACTCGTCGTACAGAACAACTACGAAGAGATCACCCTGAACATGCGCGTCGCCGGCCAGACGTTGTACGACATCGTCGGGGACCTGAGCGGCCGGCGTCGGGCCGACCCCACCGACGATCTCACCTCCGCCCTGGTCAACGCGAATATCGACGGTGAGTCGCTCACCGACCAGGAGCTCGGCTCGTTCTTCATCCTGTTGCTGGTCGCCGGCAACGAGACCACCCGCAACGCCATCGCGCACGGCCTGCACCTGCTGACCACCAATCCGGACCAGCGGGCGCTGTTGCTCGACGACTTCGACGCCCGCATCCCGGACGCCGTCGAAGAGATCGTGCGCTACGCGGCCCCGGTCATCTGGATGCGTCGGACCGCGACCCGCGACACCATGCTCAACGAACACCACGTCAAGGCGGGCGACAAGTTGATCCTCTACTACTGGTCGGCCAACCGGGACGAGACGGTTTTCCGGGACCCCGAGCGGTTCGACATCACCCGTCATCCCAACCCGCACCTCGGGTTCGGAGGACCGGGCCCGCACTTCTGCCTCGGCGCCCACCTCGCGCGTTGGGAGATCACCCTGATGCTCCGCGAACTGTTCACCCAACTCCCGACCATCCGCACCGTCGGCGAACCGGACCGCCTGCTGTCCGACTTCATCAACGGCATCAAGCACCTGCGGTACGAGATCTGA
- a CDS encoding carboxymuconolactone decarboxylase family protein gives MARLPYVNADEASEPVAEALRAMPAKVGIVQLIAHAETCLRPFLRLGQAILTAQQLDPALRELAILRTAQLSGAEYEAVQHERIALQVGVTAEQVEAVRAGRIDGPEFTELQRSVLALTTEVVAGDVDDDTFDAVSLPPRETMELILAIGFYLMLGRVMNAVQVDLEPAAEVEVAQLRR, from the coding sequence ATGGCCAGACTGCCCTATGTGAACGCCGACGAGGCGAGCGAGCCCGTCGCCGAGGCGCTGCGCGCGATGCCCGCCAAGGTCGGCATCGTGCAGCTGATCGCGCACGCGGAGACCTGCCTGCGCCCGTTCCTCCGGCTCGGTCAGGCGATCCTGACCGCCCAGCAGCTGGACCCGGCCCTGCGGGAGCTGGCCATCCTGCGTACCGCCCAGCTCAGCGGCGCGGAATACGAGGCGGTGCAGCACGAGCGGATCGCCCTCCAGGTCGGGGTCACCGCCGAGCAGGTCGAGGCGGTACGTGCCGGCCGGATCGACGGGCCGGAGTTCACCGAGCTCCAGAGGAGCGTTCTGGCGCTCACCACCGAGGTCGTCGCCGGCGACGTCGACGACGACACGTTCGACGCGGTGTCCCTGCCTCCTCGCGAGACGATGGAGCTGATCCTCGCCATCGGGTTCTATCTGATGCTCGGGCGGGTGATGAACGCCGTCCAGGTCGACCTGGAGCCGGCCGCCGAGGTCGAGGTCGCGCAGCTGCGCCGCTGA